A region of Moorena producens PAL-8-15-08-1 DNA encodes the following proteins:
- a CDS encoding CheR family methyltransferase, with amino-acid sequence MSNTESLSVEIKQAFLRLIAQQTGLVIKEADQDNLIETILVRMKFLKFGSPESYYQLLRSPTIESHQEWQKLVILLTNTETYFWRDKGQFNTLKNYIIPKISEQQNNHKTIRICSAGCSTGEEPYSLAILLHKLIPDLEKWKVKIFGIDINKYALETAKKGIYSSWSFRNIHPDIKRDYFRIINNSYHIDNRIKKMVTFKTVNLVKDSFNKQNYDLKDLDLLICRNVFIYFEDSAKAKVLDKFYDTLKPLGYLLTGHAELYGHNLSKFQTKVFPESLVYQRRADNFILKTPPLVSLTSEEKSPQVKNLSLEVLQKSPPSERQPITAEFSNTQKTNVARDIWSVDDTPINLIKSQENTKLQKTAKEVIIEVERLLQKEAYDLAIQQLKNFLKIHSNNFHAYYLMAQINANLGKYEEAINYCQKALDIDYLSVNPYYLLAQIAEEQGNLVEAKRIFKKIIYLEPSSIKPYLDLSHIYQKERNQKQTRKMKQAVINILKQLSPKTIIKDYDNLTAAELIIKMETELNDY; translated from the coding sequence GTGTCAAACACAGAATCGTTAAGTGTCGAGATAAAACAAGCTTTTCTTCGATTAATTGCCCAGCAGACAGGATTAGTTATTAAAGAAGCAGACCAAGACAATTTAATTGAAACCATCCTTGTGAGAATGAAATTTCTCAAATTTGGTTCCCCAGAAAGTTACTATCAACTCTTAAGATCTCCCACTATAGAAAGTCATCAAGAATGGCAAAAGCTGGTTATCTTACTGACTAATACTGAAACTTACTTTTGGCGAGATAAAGGTCAGTTTAATACCTTAAAAAACTACATTATTCCAAAAATAAGTGAACAGCAAAATAACCACAAAACAATTCGGATTTGCAGTGCAGGTTGTTCAACGGGAGAAGAACCTTATTCTCTGGCCATTTTACTCCATAAACTTATTCCTGACTTAGAAAAATGGAAGGTTAAAATTTTTGGTATAGACATTAATAAATATGCCCTAGAAACTGCAAAAAAAGGAATTTACAGTTCTTGGTCATTTAGAAATATCCATCCAGACATAAAGCGTGACTATTTTCGGATCATTAACAATTCCTATCACATCGATAATCGGATCAAAAAAATGGTCACGTTTAAAACGGTTAATTTAGTCAAAGATTCATTTAATAAGCAAAACTATGATCTAAAAGACCTTGACTTACTTATTTGCCGTAATGTTTTCATTTACTTTGAAGATTCAGCTAAAGCCAAAGTTTTAGATAAATTTTATGATACCCTCAAACCCTTAGGATATCTCCTCACAGGTCATGCTGAACTATATGGTCATAATTTAAGCAAGTTTCAGACAAAAGTATTTCCAGAATCCCTAGTCTATCAACGTAGAGCCGATAATTTCATCCTTAAAACACCTCCTCTGGTATCCCTCACCAGTGAGGAAAAGTCTCCTCAAGTAAAAAACTTATCATTAGAGGTCTTGCAGAAGTCACCACCTTCGGAACGGCAACCGATAACAGCAGAATTTAGTAATACACAAAAAACTAATGTTGCAAGAGATATATGGTCGGTTGATGATACCCCTATCAACCTAATCAAGTCTCAAGAAAATACAAAGTTACAAAAAACTGCTAAGGAGGTGATCATAGAAGTAGAAAGACTTTTACAAAAAGAGGCTTATGATTTAGCAATTCAACAATTAAAAAACTTTCTAAAAATACATTCTAATAATTTTCATGCTTATTACCTGATGGCTCAAATTAACGCCAATCTCGGTAAATATGAAGAAGCAATTAACTATTGTCAAAAAGCTTTAGATATAGATTACCTTTCTGTTAATCCCTATTACTTGTTAGCACAAATTGCTGAAGAACAAGGAAATCTAGTAGAAGCCAAACGAATTTTTAAAAAAATTATTTATCTTGAACCCTCTTCTATTAAGCCTTACTTAGATCTGAGCCATATTTATCAGAAGGAAAGAAATCAAAAACAAACCCGAAAAATGAAGCAAGCAGTTATTAATATACTCAAGCAATTATCTCCCAAAACTATAATAAAAGACTATGATAATCTGACGGCTGCTGAACTAATTATCAAAATGGAAACAGAATTAAACGATTATTAA
- a CDS encoding chemotaxis protein CheW — translation MKECHYLTFSLNNCLYGVSTVYVEEIFFLPELTPIPEADPDIVGVINLRGEILPVMDLNLSFNYQSPGYRLTDSVVVLKSEKVRVGIIVNEVYEVRHISPSEISTELYHGRDWARVEEKKFIAGIARSGEDILILSNPESLLQYVETQKLASAEDSLEKEIQDNNHHESELLLVQKPVFCPNATRSERDVFRKRADQLRQSEDSQDVKDLIPLAIIILHGELFGIDLKMVREFTPIGKVTPIPCCPAHIIGNMNLRGEILTLVDIRRVLNLPLMERIDSSQAMVVKLEDIVAGITMEEVCDVIFLNPQEITAVPTGINSGQYEYIQGVAPYQEKIMSILNLQQILLNGGLVINH, via the coding sequence ATGAAAGAGTGTCACTATCTCACTTTTAGCTTAAATAACTGCCTTTATGGCGTCAGCACTGTTTACGTAGAAGAGATTTTTTTTCTGCCAGAGTTGACACCGATTCCAGAAGCAGATCCTGATATCGTTGGTGTGATTAATCTCCGGGGAGAGATTTTGCCAGTCATGGATCTTAATCTCAGCTTTAATTATCAATCACCAGGCTATCGCTTAACAGATAGTGTAGTAGTTTTAAAATCGGAAAAGGTACGAGTAGGCATCATTGTTAATGAAGTCTATGAAGTAAGACATATATCCCCGTCGGAAATTAGCACTGAACTTTATCATGGTCGAGACTGGGCAAGAGTTGAGGAAAAAAAATTCATCGCTGGTATTGCCAGGAGTGGAGAAGATATTTTAATCCTGAGTAATCCAGAGAGTTTACTCCAGTATGTAGAGACACAAAAGCTTGCCTCCGCTGAAGACTCCCTGGAAAAAGAAATTCAGGATAATAATCACCATGAATCTGAATTATTATTAGTCCAAAAGCCTGTATTTTGCCCAAATGCTACTCGGTCAGAACGAGACGTTTTTCGTAAACGAGCTGATCAGCTAAGGCAGTCGGAAGACAGTCAAGATGTAAAGGATTTAATACCCCTAGCGATAATTATTTTACATGGTGAATTATTTGGGATTGATTTAAAAATGGTGAGGGAGTTTACCCCTATTGGCAAAGTCACTCCCATTCCCTGCTGTCCAGCCCATATCATTGGGAACATGAACCTACGAGGGGAGATTCTTACGTTAGTTGATATTCGCAGAGTATTAAATCTACCGCTGATGGAGAGAATTGATAGTTCTCAAGCAATGGTTGTAAAGCTTGAGGATATCGTTGCTGGTATAACCATGGAAGAGGTATGTGATGTAATTTTCCTGAATCCACAGGAAATAACAGCAGTGCCAACTGGGATCAATTCAGGTCAATATGAATACATTCAGGGAGTAGCTCCCTATCAGGAAAAAATAATGAGTATTCTGAATTTGCAACAAATTTTACTGAATGGTGGGTTAGTTATTAATCATTAG
- a CDS encoding response regulator: MILIRLIEELEKLGKQRTIGELTLSNHSVVWKVYLVYGQLLYATDGLHPVRRFYRALKSHCPNYVVELYEKSDYQPWEYQLLEQGINQKQLSLIQAKLMIRSIVQECFFELSGYTDLQNNWQPSQEKTSTLGMGLALSSREIQTVLAQANQNYQEWQAADFGHLSPNLSPVLKPGTDPKLLPGLNKYLNGKLTLWDIAWEQKTSVTEVTRSLLPLVEKSMLEFQRIPDLQLPTAKAPVKVPVNPPVKAPVNPPVKAPVNPPVVRTPPPSETQPTKSAKKQPLIACIDDSPVLAHSLKTILIPAGYQMLSIEEPMRGFSQLIEHKPDLILLDLNMPNANGYSVCKFLRESPVFNKTPIIILTAQNTTIDRARARLVGATDFLGKPPDSQELLRIINKYLIKSLEKSGIGNRESGIGNRESGTFAQGR, encoded by the coding sequence ATGATACTAATAAGACTGATTGAAGAATTAGAAAAATTAGGTAAACAGAGAACTATTGGAGAGCTAACTCTAAGCAACCATAGCGTCGTTTGGAAAGTTTACCTTGTCTATGGTCAATTGCTCTATGCCACCGATGGCCTTCATCCTGTGAGGCGCTTTTACAGAGCCTTAAAGTCCCATTGCCCTAACTATGTTGTTGAACTCTACGAGAAGTCGGACTATCAGCCCTGGGAATATCAGCTTCTAGAGCAAGGAATTAACCAAAAGCAACTGAGCCTAATCCAAGCAAAGTTAATGATTCGTTCCATTGTCCAAGAATGTTTTTTTGAACTAAGTGGCTACACAGACTTACAAAACAACTGGCAACCGAGTCAAGAAAAAACATCGACTCTTGGCATGGGTTTAGCCTTGTCTTCCAGGGAAATCCAAACTGTTCTCGCTCAAGCAAACCAGAATTACCAAGAATGGCAAGCTGCTGATTTTGGTCACCTCAGCCCCAATCTCTCACCAGTTTTGAAACCTGGAACAGATCCTAAACTGCTCCCAGGTTTGAACAAGTATCTCAATGGTAAGTTAACCCTGTGGGATATTGCCTGGGAGCAAAAAACATCGGTGACAGAGGTGACTCGCTCTTTGCTCCCTTTGGTTGAGAAGAGTATGCTGGAATTCCAAAGGATTCCAGATTTACAACTACCAACTGCCAAAGCGCCAGTCAAAGTCCCTGTCAACCCACCAGTCAAAGCCCCTGTCAATCCACCTGTCAAAGCCCCTGTCAACCCACCAGTTGTAAGAACGCCACCCCCATCAGAAACTCAGCCGACCAAATCCGCCAAGAAACAGCCTTTAATCGCCTGTATTGATGATAGTCCTGTGTTGGCTCACAGTTTAAAAACAATCTTGATACCAGCCGGTTATCAAATGTTGAGTATTGAAGAACCGATGCGAGGTTTCTCCCAACTGATTGAACACAAACCTGATTTAATTTTGCTAGACCTGAATATGCCAAATGCAAATGGCTATAGCGTCTGTAAATTTTTGCGAGAATCCCCAGTTTTCAATAAGACCCCGATTATTATCCTGACAGCTCAGAATACCACAATTGACCGCGCCCGGGCTAGACTAGTCGGCGCAACGGATTTTTTAGGTAAGCCCCCAGATTCCCAAGAATTGCTACGAATAATTAATAAATATCTAATCAAAAGTTTAGAAAAGTCGGGAATCGGGAATCGGGAATCGGGAATCGGGAATCGGGAATCGGGAACTTTCGCTCAGGGGAGATAG